The Propionispora hippei DSM 15287 DNA window CGTGGTAACGCAACAGGCTGTTCCCGGCCGGGATCAACAAGCATCGCCGCTTCCCCGTCCCATTTTCCCAGTACCACATATTTGCCGTTTTTTAATAGGGCTATGGCCGGCAGGGCCATTCGATCCAGCCGCACCGCGTCACCTTTAAACGCCCGGGCCTTGAAGCCCAGCCCCCGGGCGGCCCGTACCAGCATGAGCGTATCCATTTTCCCGGCCTTTACCACATAAGCCCGGCGCAGTTGCTCCTCCACGGCGGGAATACCGTAATAGCCGGCCACGATAAGCAGGCATTTCAAGGCGGTGTCCAATTTATCCGCGCCAGGCGGCAGCGTGCCATTTGTCATCATGACCGCTCCCTCAGTGCCTCACTGCGGTATTGCTGAAACACATCCAGAAAATATTCAATCACCCGTTTACGCCGGATTTTAATTTCCGCCGTGGCAGTCATGCCGGGATTCAGTAACACTTCCCGTCCGGCCGCCCGGAAGGAAGGCTCCTGCAGAGCCAGCACCACCCGGTATAGCCGTCCCTTTTCCTTATCCTCCACCGCGTCAGGACTGATTTCAATGACCTCACCGGGCACCGTCCCATATTTTTGAAAGTTAAAGGTTTCCACTTTGATTTCCGCCGCTTGTCCTGGCTGGATAAAACCGATATCCTTATTGGCCACCCAGGCTTCCAACTGCAGCCTTGTATCAGCCGGCACAACCTCGAGCAGCGCTTCGGCGGCGGTAACAATCCCACCGACGGTATGCACCGCCAACTGGCTCACCCGGCCGTCAACCGGTGAAGTAATGGCGGACAGCCGATTCTTTTCCTCCGCTTTTTTCAACTCTTCCAAGCTGGCTTGCAGCGCCTTGCTGTCTTCCTGGAGTTTATCATGAATGCCGCGCAGCCACTCGGCGTTCACATTAGCCAGCGTATCCTCACTTTGCCGGAGTGACCACTCCAGCCGTTCAATCTCCTTTTGCTGGCTGGCCAGTTCCTTCTCCGATTCCAGTCTCTTCTGCCGGTAATCAAGCAGCACAAAACTAGCCACCGCATCCAATTTAACCAGTTCGGCCACTTTCCGCTCCCGTTCCTGGGCAATCTCCTGCAACGGCAGCAGCTTCTCATAAACGCTCCGGGCATTCTCCAGACTTACCTGGTTTTGCTTTACATTGGCCGCGGCAGCCGACAGCCTGGTCTGATATTCCAATTTCCTGCTTTGATAAAGCATCTGCTGCAACACGGCATCCCGTTCATCCAGCTCCGGATATTGTTTCGCCAGAAACGGCCGGTTTGCCGCTTCCGCCGACAGCCGGTCCATCTCCAGGCTATACAGGGCAATTTCTTTCTTAATTCGTGCCAAATCGGCCGCCGGCATGGTCGCGTCCAGTTCAATCAGCAGTTGTCCCCGTTTAACCGTATCGCCTTCTTTGACACAAATAGCCTTGATCACTCCTTTATCTTCAGCCTGCACAATTTTCACATTTCCCGTAGGAATCAGCTTGCCTGGCGCCACGGCGACTTCATCCAGTGAGCCGGCCACCGCCCAAACCAGCGTACAGCCGATCAGTACCAGCAACGTCCACAATACCACCCGGCTGGCCGGGGCGGGAGGCTTTTCCACCACTTCCAGGGCAGCCGGTAAAAATTCCGTCTCCTCCTGCCGCCAGCCTTTTCGCGCCGGCAAATCAAACCATTTTGCCATCAATTTTTTTATTTTCATGCTGCTTCCCACTCTCTTGCTGCCGATATAAGTGATAATACATGCCCTGCTTGCCCATCAGCGCCTCATGACTTCCCATCTCCACGGCCTTCCCCTGTTCCATGACCAGAATGGCTTCACACTGTCTGATCGTGGAAAAGCGGTGGGCGATCAGGATTAATGTCCTGCCTGCGGCGATTTGCGCCAAATTATCGGTAATGATCCGTTCCGATTCATAGTCCAGCGCGCTGGTCGCTTCGTCAAAAATCAGCACCTTCGGCTCGTTGATCAGCGCCCTGGCAATGGCAATCCGCTGCCGCTGGCCCCCGGACAAGGCGGCGCCCCGTTCGCCGACTTTCGTATCATAGCCCTCGGGCAGTTCCAGAATAAATTCATGAGCCCCCGCCCGCTGAGCTGCCGCAATAACCTGTTCCACCGGCGCCCCGGGGCAGGACCAGGCAATATTCTCCCTGACCGAGCCGGTAAACAGAAAGCTCTCCTGCAGCACCACGCCGATCTGGCGGCGCAGCCAGCTCGGGTCGAGCTGCCGCACGTCGGTTCCTCCAATGCAAACCCGGCCGCTTTCAGGCAAATAGAGGCGTTGAATCAGCTTGGCAACCGTGCTCTTGCCCGACCCGGACCGGCCTACAATTCCCAGCCTCATGCCGGGACGAATGGTCATGTTCACGCCATCCAGCACCTTTTTCCCAGCCGCCTGATAGCGAAACACCACATCCTCCAAAACAATGCCGTCGCAGACAGCAGGCAAAGCCGCCGGCTGATTTGCCCATACCTGTTCCGGCGGTGTATTCAGAATGTCGCCAAGCCGTTCCACCGAAAGAAATGCCTGTTGAAAGACCTGCCACAGGCCGGTCAGGCGGTACAGCGGCTGACTGGCCTGGCTGGCCAGCATTTGAAAAGCGATCAGTTCCCCTACCGTCATTTCACCCTGCATGACTTTGTGACCGCCAAACAGCAGCACGGCTAAACCGGCCATATTTTGAACTAAGCTGCCTGAACCGTTCAGGACCATATTGAAGCGGGCACTTTGAAAGACGGTCCGGACGTATTTTGCCATCAGGCTCTCCCAGCGGTCATTGAATTGCGGCTCCAGCGCCAGAGCTTTGATGGTCTGCACTCCGGTAACCGCTTCCACCAGAAAGGCATTGCTTTCTGCGCCGCTGCTCCATACCGCCTCCAGGCGTTTGCGATAAACCGGCGTCGCCAGCACATTTTGCAGCAGATACAGCGGTATGGCCGCAAGCGCCAGCAAGGTAAGGGAAACGCTGTAGTGCAGCATAACCAGCACAAAAACAATCGAAAACAAAGTATCCAGCACCACCGTTGGCGAAGAGCCGGTTAAAAACTCCCGCACACTTTGCAGCGCCGACAGGCGGGCCAGCGTATCGCCGACCCTTCTTAACTCAAAATAGCGCAGCGGCAGGGACAGCAGGTGGCGGAACACGCGGGCGCCCAGAATGATGTCAACCTTATTGCTCATATGCGTTGATAAATAAGTCCGCAGCAAGGTCATCACGGCCTGGAACAAGGCGGCAGCCAGCAAAGCCAGGGCCAGGACATCCAGGGTTGCCACGCCCTTATGGAGCAGCACTTTATCGACAATCACCTGCGTAAACAACGGGGTGATCAGACCGAACAGCTGCAAGCAAAAGGACGCCAGCACAATTTCACCCAGAAACCGTTTATACCGTAAAATGACCGGAATAAACCAGGCCAAATTAAACCGGGCTCCCGCCTCTTTGAAGGAAAAGGGGCGCCTAAGTACAACCGCCCGGCCTGACCAACGGCTCATGAATTGAGTCAATGGTTCCGCCCGGGGCTCTTGCTGACGGAAATCATAGACCATAATATGAGTGGCGTTGGACTGACCGATAACACAGCAGGTACCGTTCCGCATAATCGCGATAGAGGGTACCGGCAGTTGATTCACCGCAAGCTGCCCCGGGAAGGTTACTTTCGCCTTCAACCGGCAGACTTTAGCCATATGCTTAAAATCAGCCTCCCGGAATACGCCTTTCTGGCCCATCGCTTTATAGAGCTCAGTTTCCCCTACCGTCATTCCCCAGGTGCCGGCCACTATCGCCAACGCCCGCACCGCCGTCTCCTTATCAAGGACCACTGGCGTTGACTGATCGCGTTTTATCGCTTGCATGTCTGTCTTATCCCCCGTGTATTCTTTCGCGTAGTCCGCCGCCCGTCATATCCGGCGGAATATTCCAAAAATAAAACCCGGCAAATAAGCACTTCCGGCGAAAACTGCCACCTGCTTAGATCCGGTTCGATACATTTTTTCATAACTAAAAAAGTCTAAAAATAACTTCTCCAGCCATTGCCGGCTGAATAAAAGTTAATTTTAGACTTCTCTACCTTAACGTCTCTTATATATGGTTTTCCATTTTTTTCATTTTAATTTTATTTGAAAATTCAAATATTGTCAACGATTGTTTTTACAAATGTAAATGTATTCTTGGATTCTTACCGTTTTTCTAATAACAAAAAACACATTTAGGCTGATAACGGCACATTTGATAACATGTCCGTCACCGCTAAACGTGTTTTATCTGTCGGCAGTTATGCCGGCGATAGCCGCTTTATTCCACTTTTATAGCCGGCCCGGCGGTGAAGAAATCGACCTTCCGTTTTACAACAGACTCCGGCAATAATTCCAGGGCTTCCGGCACCGGCAAGGGCTTGCTTAAATAAAACCCCTGGTAGTAATCACAGCCCCGACCGATTAAACTGCGGAGCTGTTCCAGCCGCTCCACGCCTTCCGCTACCACCTGATAGCCCATTTGCTGCGCTATTTGGATAATTCCTGCCGCAAGCACTTCACCTTTCCCCCCCTCCGCCTCACCTAACACATCAATAAACGATTTGTCCAGTTTAAGCACGTCAATTGGTAAATGCCGCAGATAGGTAAGTGAAGAATAGCCTGTGCCGAAATCATCGAGTGAGATTTTGATTCCCAGCGCCTTTAATTGTTCCAGAATTCCGACGCAGGCTTTAAAGTCGGCGGCCAGCACGCTTTCGGTAATTTCCATACCCAGGCAGCTTGCGGGAATGTCCTGCTCATTCAGAATGCCGCATACCTTATCAACAAAACCGTTGCCCAAAAGCTGACGCATGGAGATATTGACAAATACCGTAACCGCTCTGCCGGTATCCCCGATCGCCGTGGCAATAAAACGGCAGGCTTCCCGGATCGCCCATTCGCCAAGGGGAATAATAAAGCCGCTTTCCTCTGCCACCGGAATAAATTCGGCCGGTGATACAAGTCCCAGTGTATCACTGTGCCAGCGTGCCAAGGCCTCAAAACTGGCCAGGTGGATATGCCCGTCGGCAATCCGGTACACCGGCTGATAAACCAGATACAGTTCCTGCTTTTGCAGTGCTCTCCGCAAGCCATTTTTTAGCCTTACCCGGCATTCGGTCTCGGCCTGCATGGCCGGCTCATACAGCAAAAACCGTTGCTTTCCCTGCTTTTTTGCCGCATGAGCCGCTAAGTCCGCCTTTTGCAGCAACGCCAAAACATCCTGTCCGTATCCAGAATACGCCACCAGCCCGCCACTGGCGTGAACTACCATGGTTCCCAGAGGGGTTTCCAGTAAACAGCTCGTCAGTCTTTGCAAATAGTTCCGGGCACCGGCCTCATTAATTTCCGGCAAAAAGAGCAGAAACACATCTCCGCTCATTCGCCCGGCCACCGGTTGACCGGCCTGCAAGGTCTTCAATTGCCAGGCAAAGGCCTTGAGCACCTCATCACCGGCTTGATATCCCTGCACATCGTTTATCAATTTAAAATCATCCACGTCAATAACAGCCAGATAGCCTCGTACCAGACCGTCTTGCGTCAACGCCTGAAAGGCCTCCAAGAAGCCTTGCCGGTTATATAACCCGGTGAGATGATCATGAGTCATCTGATACCGTTCCTCTTCGCTGCAACGCTTTAATTCACTGATGTCGGCGATAGCACCAACCACGCGATGCGGCCGGCCGGCTTCATCGGTTTCCACCGTCCGGGCGCGGCTCAGCACCCAGAGATATCCGTTATCACCGTTTTTGAGACGAAACTCGCAGGAAAAATCCGGTGTCCCGCCTGAAAGGTATTCCTGCCAGGCCTGATCACAACGCGGCCGGTCCTCAGCCAGCACCAGTTCCCACAAATGCCGGATACAACCCACCTCCGGCATTTGAAACACCTTGCTGTCTGAAGGAGATACCAAAAATTCACCTGACGCCAAATCCAATTCCCACAGGGCATTCTGCGAAGCCTCAATCGCCAGCTTAAAGCGTCTTTCGCTAATCCGCAGCGCCGCTTCCTTCCGCCTGAGTTCCTCATACTGAACATGCAGTGCTTTTTCCGAAGCCACTACCTGTTGATATAGCGAATGCATCTCTTCGGTCTGCGCCTGCGATTCTTTAAACATATGTAAAAACCCGCTCCGCATGTTTTCTAAACAGACAGACAAGGTTCTAAACTCCCGTTCCCGGAAAATAGGGAACGAAACCTGCCGGTTGCCTGCTCCGACTTGTTCCGCCACAGCCGTCAGTGCCGCCAAAGGTCGTGAATAATATTGCAGCAGCAGGCTAATGCCCATGAGGGAAATAAGCAGCGTCACTGTGGCGATGACTGCGGACTGGGCAATCACGCCCTGCTGATGGGCGAGAAAAAGTTCTTCCGGGACAAGCGTTGCAAAGATCCAGCCGGCGGCGGAAAGGTTTTGATAAAATACCTTATAGGATTTTCCCGCCCAGTCAACCCAACCTTGCCCCGTTCCGTTCCCGGCTATGGCCTGCAGCAGGACAGCCGGTGGAAGCGGCTGCCGGGGCGGCGCATTGCCGGCATATAAAACATCACCGACCGTATCCAGCAGAAGCTGTTGCGGCGGGGCGGCCGCCATGGCCGGTTCCATCTGATCTCCCAGATCCTGTGCCAGTTCGTCGTCAAATTGGCGGGCTACAGTCGTCAACTTTTCTTGCAAGCCGGCCTCACCGTAAGCATCCCCTTCGCCGGTTACCCGAGCGGACGGGGTTTCCTGCAAGCTTGGCCGGGTAGCAAGCCAAGCTTGCAAAGACAAGGCTGTCCCCCGGTTTTTTTCCACCATTAGCCGGAAAGCATACTGC harbors:
- a CDS encoding HlyD family type I secretion periplasmic adaptor subunit, which produces MKIKKLMAKWFDLPARKGWRQEETEFLPAALEVVEKPPAPASRVVLWTLLVLIGCTLVWAVAGSLDEVAVAPGKLIPTGNVKIVQAEDKGVIKAICVKEGDTVKRGQLLIELDATMPAADLARIKKEIALYSLEMDRLSAEAANRPFLAKQYPELDERDAVLQQMLYQSRKLEYQTRLSAAAANVKQNQVSLENARSVYEKLLPLQEIAQERERKVAELVKLDAVASFVLLDYRQKRLESEKELASQQKEIERLEWSLRQSEDTLANVNAEWLRGIHDKLQEDSKALQASLEELKKAEEKNRLSAITSPVDGRVSQLAVHTVGGIVTAAEALLEVVPADTRLQLEAWVANKDIGFIQPGQAAEIKVETFNFQKYGTVPGEVIEISPDAVEDKEKGRLYRVVLALQEPSFRAAGREVLLNPGMTATAEIKIRRKRVIEYFLDVFQQYRSEALRERS
- a CDS encoding peptidase domain-containing ABC transporter, producing MQAIKRDQSTPVVLDKETAVRALAIVAGTWGMTVGETELYKAMGQKGVFREADFKHMAKVCRLKAKVTFPGQLAVNQLPVPSIAIMRNGTCCVIGQSNATHIMVYDFRQQEPRAEPLTQFMSRWSGRAVVLRRPFSFKEAGARFNLAWFIPVILRYKRFLGEIVLASFCLQLFGLITPLFTQVIVDKVLLHKGVATLDVLALALLAAALFQAVMTLLRTYLSTHMSNKVDIILGARVFRHLLSLPLRYFELRRVGDTLARLSALQSVREFLTGSSPTVVLDTLFSIVFVLVMLHYSVSLTLLALAAIPLYLLQNVLATPVYRKRLEAVWSSGAESNAFLVEAVTGVQTIKALALEPQFNDRWESLMAKYVRTVFQSARFNMVLNGSGSLVQNMAGLAVLLFGGHKVMQGEMTVGELIAFQMLASQASQPLYRLTGLWQVFQQAFLSVERLGDILNTPPEQVWANQPAALPAVCDGIVLEDVVFRYQAAGKKVLDGVNMTIRPGMRLGIVGRSGSGKSTVAKLIQRLYLPESGRVCIGGTDVRQLDPSWLRRQIGVVLQESFLFTGSVRENIAWSCPGAPVEQVIAAAQRAGAHEFILELPEGYDTKVGERGAALSGGQRQRIAIARALINEPKVLIFDEATSALDYESERIITDNLAQIAAGRTLILIAHRFSTIRQCEAILVMEQGKAVEMGSHEALMGKQGMYYHLYRQQESGKQHENKKIDGKMV
- a CDS encoding EAL domain-containing protein; translated protein: MSLKTKVTLFMTILLVMSVGFVTAILCYQAHSNWEQYAFRLMVEKNRGTALSLQAWLATRPSLQETPSARVTGEGDAYGEAGLQEKLTTVARQFDDELAQDLGDQMEPAMAAAPPQQLLLDTVGDVLYAGNAPPRQPLPPAVLLQAIAGNGTGQGWVDWAGKSYKVFYQNLSAAGWIFATLVPEELFLAHQQGVIAQSAVIATVTLLISLMGISLLLQYYSRPLAALTAVAEQVGAGNRQVSFPIFREREFRTLSVCLENMRSGFLHMFKESQAQTEEMHSLYQQVVASEKALHVQYEELRRKEAALRISERRFKLAIEASQNALWELDLASGEFLVSPSDSKVFQMPEVGCIRHLWELVLAEDRPRCDQAWQEYLSGGTPDFSCEFRLKNGDNGYLWVLSRARTVETDEAGRPHRVVGAIADISELKRCSEEERYQMTHDHLTGLYNRQGFLEAFQALTQDGLVRGYLAVIDVDDFKLINDVQGYQAGDEVLKAFAWQLKTLQAGQPVAGRMSGDVFLLFLPEINEAGARNYLQRLTSCLLETPLGTMVVHASGGLVAYSGYGQDVLALLQKADLAAHAAKKQGKQRFLLYEPAMQAETECRVRLKNGLRRALQKQELYLVYQPVYRIADGHIHLASFEALARWHSDTLGLVSPAEFIPVAEESGFIIPLGEWAIREACRFIATAIGDTGRAVTVFVNISMRQLLGNGFVDKVCGILNEQDIPASCLGMEITESVLAADFKACVGILEQLKALGIKISLDDFGTGYSSLTYLRHLPIDVLKLDKSFIDVLGEAEGGKGEVLAAGIIQIAQQMGYQVVAEGVERLEQLRSLIGRGCDYYQGFYLSKPLPVPEALELLPESVVKRKVDFFTAGPAIKVE